ACAACTAAAGAAAATGAACTTTTTTATAGCAGTTTATGCCATTAAAGTAAGATAAAAAGAAACGTGAGATATGAGAAAACCGAAATATCTAGTGGCAACTTCTACTGCAAATAATACTTAATGTTACCAATGCGCACTATGATGAAATTCGCCTTTTAAATACTTTTAATATTGAAAGGCATTACTGATAGTTTAACGCTAATAAAAGCACATTAAGCATGTCGCTATTGATCGGCTAGATTACAATATTAAAAAAGTAAGTTATTGCCCTAATTGATATTTTGCGACGGCACGATTATGATCTTTTAAATTCGTTGAAAAGATATGCTTACCCTTTCCATCACTAACAAAATAATAATAATCCGTTTGGGCAGGTTGCAGTGCGGCTACAATCGCTGATTTACCTGGCATTGCAATTGGTGTTGGAGGTAAGCCGTTTATTCGATAGGTATTATATTGGGTTTTCTCTCTTAAATGTTTGCGAGTAATATTGCCTTTGTATCGATCAGCTAAGCCATAAATTACTGTAGGGTCAGTTTGCAAGCGCATGTTTTTTTGTAAACGATTAACGAACACCGATGCGATTATTTGATGTTCGGAATGTTGACCACTTTCTTTTTCTATAATTGAAGCCATGATTAACGCTTCATAAGAGTCAGCGTATGGTAGGTTTCCTTGCTTTTGTTGCCAAGCATTATTCAAGTGAATTTGCATTTGCTGATAAGCACGTTTTAATAAATCAATGTCTTTAGTTTTATGAGTAAACGCATAAGTTTCAGGAAAAAACAATCCCTCCGGATGAGTTGTATCAAGATTTAATGCAGAAGCAACTTGTTGATACAAAGAGTTGGTTTCTTGGTAATCGAGCGTTTTTGTAATATTGGGATGTTTAGCAATTTGTACTAGCCATTGCGCTAGTGTAGAGCCCTCAACAAATGTGATATTAAATTGATGTTCTTGTCCTTGGCTGACCATCAATAATATATCTTTCAAGCGTTGGTCATTACGTATTAAATAATTGCCTGCTTTTATCTGCGTGAATGAAGGATTAAGTTTGCCATAAACTTTTAACCAAAGAGTTTGATTAACTATCCCTAGCGTTGATAATTGGTAAGCAAAGCGATTGAAACTCATACCTCGCTCTATTTCTATCATGGTGTCTTGGTTAAGCGGGTTCAGACGCTCCATTTTATATTGTGTCATTCCTAACAAACCAGCAATACTCACCACACAGAGCAAAATCAACAGAAATATCGTGTTAATGAACTTACTCTTGATGAGATATTTTACGAATTGCATACTAACTTTCCAATAAAACGAGAAGCCACTGACAATGACAATGTATGCCCATTAAAGTTTTTAACTGGCACATACCCCATCACACTATTACAAATAATCATTGCATCAATATCTACCAGAGAATCTAACGGCTCTTTAATTAACTTTATCTCAGAAAGTTGTCTTATTGTTTGATTTCTCAATAACCCAGAAACGCCTGAACTACCAAGTTCAGGCGTAAAAACATCGTTATTTTTTATCCAAAACACATTTGCACAGCTTGTTTCTACTATATTATTTTGCACATCAGTTACGATTAAATCTTGCCACTGACTTTCATCAAGTTCCTTTCTGATCAGCACTTGTTCCAACCGGTTTAAATGTTTAATACCTGCTAAGTTGGGGTTTATACCTAATCGAGTCTTTGCAATGCCTATGCTAACGCCTGCCTGTTGCCAGTCGATATAATGTTTTGGAAATTCATGAACCATCACAATCACATTCGGCTTTGATACGCCAATTCGAGAATATCCCCTGCCGCCTGTTCCTGCAGTGATCATAACTTTTAATACCGCTAGAGGAAAAGCTGTTGATTGTTTAACAAGCTCAGCTTTTAATGCATGCCAGTCAATATCCGATAACGCAATGCGAGCGCAGCTTTCTTTTAGACGTTCAATATGCTCCATCAATAATAGGATTGTACCATCAACAATTTTTGCCGTAGTAAACACCCCATCACCGTATGCTAAACCTCGATCTGTGATAGAAATGTCTTCAGTACGAATACCATTAAGTGAACAATACAACATGAAATTTTTATGATCAGATATAAAAAAGCCCGAATAGACAGTATTCAGGCTTATGCATTGAGATTCAAGAAGTTTTCTAAATTCTTTTCAATACTAATGAACCATTAGTGCCGCCAAAGCCAAATGAATTACATAGTGCATATTCAAGTGATACGTCTCGTGCGGTATCTCGAATGTAATCAAGATCACAACCGTCATCAGGGTTCTCAAGATTAATTGTTGGTGCTACTTTTTGCTCAAATAGAGACTGAGCTGTAAAAATTGTTTCAACAGCACCAGCTGCACCTAATAAATGTCCGGTCATTGATTTAGTTGAACCAACCATTGTTTTGTAGGCATGTTCACCAAAAATTGCTTTTACAGCATTTATTTCAGCAATATCACCTGCCGGTGTAGAAGTACCATGAGCATTAATATAACCAATTTTTTCAGGTGTAACTCCTGCATCTCGCAAGGCATTAGTCATAGCTAAAGCCGCACCGGCACCATCAGCAGGTGGTGACGTCATATGATAAGCATCACCACTCATACCAAAACCAACAACTTCTGCATACATTGTAGCGCCACGAGCTTTAGCATGTTCGTATTCTTCAACAACCACCATGCCAGCACCATCGCTTAACACAAAGCCATCACGATCTTTATCCCAAGGGCGACTTGCACTTTGTGGATCATCATTACGGGTTGATAAAGCTCTTGCGGAACAAAAGCCACCGATACCAAGTTCAGTAGATGCTTTTTCAGTACCACCAGCTATCATTGCATCAGCATCGCCATGTGCGATCATACGCACAGCGTGGCCAATATTATGAACACCAGAAGTACAGGCGGTTACAATAGATATATTTGGCCCTTTCAAGCCTAAACGAATAGATAAGTTCCCTGCTGCCATATTTAAAATAGTAGAAGGACAGAAAAATGGTGAAAGCTTTCTTACACCACCTTGTAAATACTTGCTATGGTTTTCTTCGATAAGGCTTAATCCACCGATACCAGAACCAACAGCCACACCAATGCGGTGAGCGTTTTGTTCTGTAACGGTTAAGCCTGAGTGATCCATGGCTTGGATGCCAGCTGCAAGACCATATTGAATGAATATGTCCATTTTGCGGCTATCTTTTTTTGTAATACCATAATCTTCAGCATTAAAGCCCTTTACTAATCCGGCAAATTTAGTGGGAAAGCTGCTAGTATCAAAATGTTCGATGGTATCTATGCCACTTTTACCCGCAAGTAAATGTTGCCAAGTTGTTTGAGCATCATTACCAAGTGGGGAAAGCATACCAAAACCGGTTACTACAACACGACGCATGGGAAGAGTTGCCTCCGATAGAATTGAATCGTTGAAAGGTGAGCTGATTTTTTGAATACGTCAGCAGAACGTATCTAACAAAATTCAGGCGGTAAAATTACCGCCTGAAAACTTTACTTATTACTGGTTCGAAGTGATGTAATCGATCGCAGCTTGAACAGTAGTAATTTTCTCTGCTTCTTCGTCTGGGATCTCAGTATCAAATTCTTCTTCTAACGCCATTACTAATTCTACTGTATCTAATGAATCAGCACCTAAGTCGTCTACGAAAGAAGCTTCAACTTTTACTTCATCTTCGCTCACACCTAATTGCTCAATAGTAATTTTTTTTACGCGTTCTTCGATAGTACTCATTTTTTTTCCTTTAGTAGAAAATACAATTTTTCAAAATTGCGTGTAGTGTATTCGCCTACAGGCTAGCTTGCAAGCTTATCGTTTTGCTTTTATTGCTGGTCTAACCTGTTGACAGTTATGCTATTATGCTTATTTATTAAATATTATCAATATGTTAAATAAACATTGTTTAAACCATGTACATGCCGCCATTAACATGTAATGTTTCACCTGTTATGTATCCTGCAGCATCAGAGGCTAAAAATGCAACAGATTTTGCTATTTCTTCTGGCTTACCTAAACGATTTGCAGGTACTTGTGAAAAAATACCTTCCTTTTGTTCGTCTGTTAGCGTCTGTGTCATATCAGTATCGATAAAACCTGGAGAGACAGTATTAACCGTGATACCACGTGATGCAACTTCTCTTGCTAACGATTTCGTAAAGCCAATTAAGCCGGCTTTCGCTGTAGCGTAATTAACTTGACCTGCATTACCCATTGTTCCAACAACTGAACCAATGTTAATAATACGACCAAAGCGCTTCTTCATCATAGGGCGCATAACGGCTTTACTAATTTTAAATACCGATGATAAGTTCGTATCGATGATATCATTCCACTCATCGTCTTTCATACGCATAAATAAGTTATCACGCGTAATACCTGCATTATTCACTAAAATATCAATAACGCCAAACTCTTGTTTAATCGTTTCAAACATTGAGCTAATTGATTCATCATCAGTAACATTTAAGACTAAACCTTGACCGGCACCTAAATATTCGCTGATTTTTTCAGCACCATGTTCAGACGTTGCAGTACCTACTACGGTTGCGCCTAATGCTTTAAGTTGTTCTGCAATAGCTTTACCAATACCACGACTAGCGCCTGTCACTAATGCAACTTGACCTTCTAACGAAAACATATATGTTCCTATTGTAATAAGTTATTTGCTTGTTCCAATGACGCATTGTCATTCATTGAAGTACAAGAAATTGATTTATTGATCCTTTTTACTAACCCTTGTAAAACTTTACCTGGCCCTATTTCTAACGCAGTATCTACACCATCTTGGGCTAATTTTTCTACGGTTTCAGTCCAGCGCACAGGGCTATATAGTTGTTTAATTAACGCCATTTTAATGGCTTCTACATCTGATTCAACAGTCACGTCTACATTATTAATGACTGATATTTCAGGGGTATTAAACGTGACTTGTTTAAACTGTTCAGCAAGTTGCTCAGCCGCGTCTTTCATCAAGGCGCAATGCGAAGGCACGCTAACTGGTAGTGGCAAGGCACGCTTTGCACCTGCCTCTTTACAAAGTATACCTGCACGTTCAACCGCCTCTTTATGACCGGCAATGACGACTTGGCCAGGTGAATTAAAGTTCACTGCAGACACTACCTGTCCGTCTGCCGCCTGAGCACAGGCTTCAATCACTTTATCGTCAGCTAAACCGATAATTGCATACATTGCTCCAATTCCCTCCGGGACAGAAGCTTGCATAAATTCACCTCGTTTTTCTACCAATTTAACGGCATCTGATAAAGAAAGAACACCAGCACAGACTAAGGCAGAGTATTCACCTAAACTATGCCCTGCGAGAACAGCGGGTTTAATGTTAGATTGACTTTGCCATAAACGCCAAAGGGCAACACTTGCAGTAAGTAAAGCGGGCTGTGTATGGTTAGTTTGATTTAACTTCTCTGCTGGACCTTCATTAACAAGTTGCCAAACATTATAATCTAATGCCTCAGAGGCTTCGTTAAAGGTCTGCTGAACAATCTCATTATCAGTAAAGTCTTTTAACATACCTACAGCTTGTGAGCCTTGTCCGGGGAAAATAAACGCTAAATTTTGTTGCATAGAGTTACCTATTGACTTTTAACTGGCTATTCCAACCAATTAATCTGTAATCTGTTTATGATAAATGGGTATTCGTTATACCATGTTCAAGTTTTTTCGTTATTTTTTCAGGAACTTGACGTTCAACTTCTTTCATTGCTTCAAAAATTGCATTGGTAAACGCAGTTACACCAGCATTGCCATGACTTTTAATCACAATGCCGCGCAATCCTATCAAACTTGCGCCGTTATACTGGTCGGGGTTCAGGGCTTTAAAGATTTTTTTTAAGGTTGGAGCGAAAAATCGACCGAGTAATCGTGCAAAAATATGTTGCGATAACACACTTTTTAGTTTTTGATACACCAAACGAGCAACGCCTTCACACGTTTTTAGGGCCACATTTCCAACAAAGCCATCACAAACGATAACATCAGCTTTGTTATTAAAAATATCATTGCCTTCAATAAAGCCTATATAGTTAATATCAGGGTTCTCACTTAATAAGGTTGCGGCCATTTTAATATGATCGCTACCTTTAATTTCTTCAACGCCCATGTTTAATAAAGCAACCCTTGGCTTATTAATCGCTTCAACTTGCTCTGCCATTACCGTGCCCATAACGCCAAACTGGTATAAAACCGATGAATCACAAAAAACATTAGCACCAAGATCAAGCATAAAAACATGTTTATCATCGTGGTGTGTAGGTAACGCTGAAATAAGTGCTGGTCGCTCAACAGTAGGTAGTGTTTTTAACACAAAATGTGCTATTGAAAACAATGCACCTGTATTGCCTGCACTAACACAAGCATGAGCTTGACCGGAATGCACAAAATCAATCGCTTTACGCATTGATGAATCTTTTTTGGTTCGTAATGCTGAACTTGGTTTTTCGTCCATTGTCACCACATCAGTTGTGTGTTTAATGGATAATCGAGGATGGTCTTCTAGCTGATGCTGTTGAAGAAAATTTGAAATAAGTGTGTTGTCACCACATAAAATCAACTTAAGATCAGCAGATTTTTCTATGGCAAGCATTGCGGCTGGCAATGTTACAAGGGGGCCTTGATCGCCCCCCATAACATCGATGGCGATGGTTAAATCGCTCAATGTAGTATCCGCTATTTAGCGACTACTTTAACACCTTTATAAAAGCCATCAGCGGTAACGTGATGACGACGGTGTGTTTCACCTGATACTGGATCTACTGATAAGTTTTCAGCTGTTAATGCGTCATGTGAACGGCGCATGCCACGTCTTGAACGAGACTTCTTGCTCTTTTGAACTGCCATTGCCTAACTCCTAAAATCAATTAATTATTTAAGTTTTTTTAACACGTCAAATGGGTTCGGCTTCTCTTGCTCTTCAGGCAACTTTCCCCAAACACTATCAGCCGGAGACTGACAATCTTGTTGATCATGCCTAGGAATTAGTGGAATCGCAAGGATTAACTCGTCTTCAACTAACTCACGCAGGTTCACTTCACCATTTTCATCTAATTCTATTGCGTCATAATATGACGGCAATTCGTCAGCAGCTTCCTGATTTTTCACCGGACTGAAAACAAAGTCAATTAATAATGTTGACTCTAAAGACTCAGTACACCGCTGACATGTTAACGTAGCAGGAACCGACCCTTTGCCTGATATAGTTATCAAACCCAGTTCATCCACTCCGAATGCAACATTAACATGTATTTGTTCACTACAGCTTTCGCACGCAGCCAACAATCTATTCATTTCCGACGACTCAAAAAAGCCTTCACACACTAACCGACGTTGTGCGCTTTTATAGGGATCTATCGTGATCGGAAGTTTCAGATTCTGCATAAGGCGCGCATGATATAGCCGTTCAAGCCGTGTGTCAAAAGAAAATTAGCGAATTTGATTTAAAAATTCTTTATTGCCCTTATATTAGCAGAAACCGATTAAATTTTGAGTCATATCAATGAAAAAAATAGTGTTAGGGTCAACATCCCCCTTTCGTAAAGAAATTCTTAATAAACTAAAAATAGAATTCATTTGTGATAAGCCTAATATCGACGAAACCGCCCTTCCTGATGAGTCGGCTATTCAGTTAGTGGAGCGACTCGCCATTGAAAAAGCACAAGCAGTAGCCAAGCTACACGATAATGCGCTGATCATTGGCTCTGATCAAGTTGCTCTTTGTAATGAAAAGATACTAGGTAAACCACACACCAAAGAAAATGCTATTAAACAATTAATGAGCTTTAGCGGTAAGCGTGTAACATTCTATACGGGCTTATGTGTACTTGATAGCGATAGTGGGCAGATCCATGCTGTGGTTGAACCTTTCCACGTTTACTTTAAAACATTAAATAAAGCAGATGTGGAGCGCTACGTTGATGCAGAAATGCCACTTAATTGTGCTGGAAGTTTTAAAAGCGAAGGATTAGGTATTTGTTTATTTGAAAAGTTAGTGGGAGATGATCCAAACAGTTTAGTCGGGTTACCGTTGATAAAACTCATACATTTATTTGAAAAACATGGCTTTCATGTACTACAAGCAATTTAATATCGTGTGATATTGTTAATGTTATAGCACAATGGTGGCGACGTAACCCCCTAAGTAAATCGTCGCCAAACATACTCTAATGGACCAAGTTGATACTTCTTTAACCAAAAGCGAGCAAATAGAAGTTGTATTGATATGATGCAAGTGCCAAAAACAATAATAGAATAAAAAGGCACTTTCCCCATCCACGCAAAACCATAACCATAAAATAAGAAAACACAAACTGTGGTTTGCATCAAATACATGGTTAGTGCCATACGGCCAAGCTGCGATAAGCCTGAAAAGTTAACACCGTTATGCGATAAACGATAAAGCAATGCCATATAAGCAAGCGCCATCATTATACAACCCACCTGATAAACTAAGCCTTGAAATAAACCGAGCAAATCCGTAGAAAATGGGCTGCCCGTTATTGCTTTAATATAAGCATAAATAAAACTAAACCCTGCTCCAACAACAAATAACTTTATAATGTTATCCTTCGATGGCACATGAACTTGTCCACGTAAATATAAGCGAGCTAAATATACGCCAAGTAAAAATTGCCCTAACACCTGAAACGGCCGGCCCGTTTTTAAATATGCCATAGGACGTGGAATGGCACTAAAGATATTGCCCCAAAAAACATCCTTCGCTTCTTGAGCAGTGCGTAAAGATAACAAACTGACTTCTTGATAACCTAAGCTTTTTCTCAAATTATAAACAGTTTCTGTTAATGCATTCCAACCATTTAATTGTGAAGTTAACGATAATAATAGATGCATCAAAAGTGGTGCACACAACAATACAATAATCCAGCGGCATAAACGCGTATCGTCGATATCCTTAAAATACAACAAACAAACACCTAATAAACTATATAGGGTTAAAATATCACCATGCCATATTAAATACATATGGCTTATGCCCATGACAAATAAAACCAACATTCGTTTTAACCAAAAGGCGGTAAAATTTTTATTTTGTCGTTTCAATTTAGCGTATTGAAGAGCAAAACCAGCACCAAGTAATGTGGCAAAAACACTATAAAATTTACCTTCAATTAAAAAATCAATAACAAACAAAACCCCGCGATCCCACCATGGTAATGCTTGAATTTCATTGAAGTTAAGTGAATAAAAACCAGTAAAGCTGACCAAATTAGCAAAAATAATTCCACATAATGCAAAGCCGCGCATGGTATCTAGCGCACCAATACGCTGTTTAGTCGAGTGAACTCTATCTTTAGCAGTTAACAGCATTCTGGTTAATTCCTCTTACAAGCCTGTCGCTTTGTTATTGCCCTGTTAATAGTTTATTGATATCTTGCAACCAATATTAGTTATGTTATAACATAACTTTAAATAGAATTAAAAGATTAATAACGAGATCAATTTATTACACATCATTTTATTGTTTAGCTGGTTTCTCAAGTGCATTTACATTTTGTGTGCTGTTTGTCGGCTAACTGAACAAAAAACAACTCAATATAGCCTTTAAGCTTTATTAACAAAGAACTAACTTATACTACTAGGAGTATTTTTATGCATAGTATCAACCGCTATGTGTCACGCTTTACTGCATTAAGTACAGCACTATCAATAGCTTTTGTTACTCAGGCGCAAGTATCAGATACGACCGCTAAAAACGAAGACATTGAAGAACAACAAATCGAACGATTAGTGATCATGGGTAGCCCCGTTGGCACCCTTGGCCTAAATAATGAATCAAGCACAGCAAGCCGACTAGGCTTAAATGCAATGGAAACACCTGCAACAATTGAAATTGTTGATGCCGAGCTAATGCGTGCGCGAGGTTATACAAAGTTATCTGATTCATTAGCAAATCTACCAGGTGTTGTAACCGGTGAGCACCCTACTTCACCATCAACATTTTCAATGCGAGGCTTTAGTCGAGGACAAATTACCGTATTGCGTGATGGATTATGGATTGGACCAAGCACAATGGTGATGCGGCCACAAAATACTTTTAACCTTGAACGTGTAGAAATACTGCGTGGCCCAGCATCCGTGTTAAATGGTATCGGTTCTGTAGCAGGAACGGTAAATGCAATAACTAAAACAGCATACGCTGGCATGAACAATGGCACAAACTTACAACTCGGGTATGGCAGCCATAATTCATATCATTTAGGTTTAGGTAGTCAAGGTGAATTAGATGAAAACCTATGGTACACCTTTGATGTAAGCCGATATGCCAGTGACGGTTACGTTGATAACACCAATTCAGAATCAAATAATTTCACCACCAGCCTTTTATGGCAAGCAAGTGACAAACTTTCCTTGAAATTTAGTGCCGATTATTTAGAGGATGATGTAGGTAGTTATTACGGAACGCCTTTAATACCAGCAAATGATGCTAAAGATCCGTTGGGCATTATTGAAACAGGACGCGGTGAAGTACTTGATGGTGCTATGCGATACAACAATTATAATGTTGCAGACGCATACGCAAAATCTGATCAATTGTTCCTAAGGCTAGATGCCGACTATCACATACATGAAGATATGCGATTACAATATACCCTGTTTAAATTTGATGCTTCGCGCGCATGGCAAAATGCAGAAGGTTATGTTTATTGTACTGAAGTAGCCGGTACTTGTAACAATTACGGGGAGGTACAACGCTATTATGGTTACTTTATATTAGATCATGAGCAAGACGTTTTAGGTAACCGTATTACCTTAAATGTAAATTCGACGTTTGGCGAGATAGAAAGTCGCCTGGTGACTGGCTTTGAAACCACATCATTAGACTTTGTTAGATCTCGTGGTTTTCGTAGACAAGTTGAACAAACGCCCGCAGATGCCCTTGATCCATATAGCCCACAACCTGGCGTTTATGGTCAGCGAGAGTTACGAGGTGTCAGCCCAACAGATATGACAACGCGTGCATTTTTCTTTGGTAATGCATTACAACTTACCGATAAATTAAGCCTTGTTACAGGCGCTCGCTATGAAACATTAAAACTGACAAGAGAAAACTTTAATGCTGAAGGTGAAAATGAAAACAGTGGCTTTAAACGAGATTATAACTGGATAAGTTGGCGTATTGGCAGTGTTTATAAACTCACTG
The Thalassotalea hakodatensis genome window above contains:
- the yceD gene encoding 23S rRNA accumulation protein YceD gives rise to the protein MQNLKLPITIDPYKSAQRRLVCEGFFESSEMNRLLAACESCSEQIHVNVAFGVDELGLITISGKGSVPATLTCQRCTESLESTLLIDFVFSPVKNQEAADELPSYYDAIELDENGEVNLRELVEDELILAIPLIPRHDQQDCQSPADSVWGKLPEEQEKPNPFDVLKKLK
- the fabF gene encoding beta-ketoacyl-ACP synthase II; translation: MRRVVVTGFGMLSPLGNDAQTTWQHLLAGKSGIDTIEHFDTSSFPTKFAGLVKGFNAEDYGITKKDSRKMDIFIQYGLAAGIQAMDHSGLTVTEQNAHRIGVAVGSGIGGLSLIEENHSKYLQGGVRKLSPFFCPSTILNMAAGNLSIRLGLKGPNISIVTACTSGVHNIGHAVRMIAHGDADAMIAGGTEKASTELGIGGFCSARALSTRNDDPQSASRPWDKDRDGFVLSDGAGMVVVEEYEHAKARGATMYAEVVGFGMSGDAYHMTSPPADGAGAALAMTNALRDAGVTPEKIGYINAHGTSTPAGDIAEINAVKAIFGEHAYKTMVGSTKSMTGHLLGAAGAVETIFTAQSLFEQKVAPTINLENPDDGCDLDYIRDTARDVSLEYALCNSFGFGGTNGSLVLKRI
- the rpmF gene encoding 50S ribosomal protein L32 gives rise to the protein MAVQKSKKSRSRRGMRRSHDALTAENLSVDPVSGETHRRHHVTADGFYKGVKVVAK
- the pabC gene encoding aminodeoxychorismate lyase, which translates into the protein MLYCSLNGIRTEDISITDRGLAYGDGVFTTAKIVDGTILLLMEHIERLKESCARIALSDIDWHALKAELVKQSTAFPLAVLKVMITAGTGGRGYSRIGVSKPNVIVMVHEFPKHYIDWQQAGVSIGIAKTRLGINPNLAGIKHLNRLEQVLIRKELDESQWQDLIVTDVQNNIVETSCANVFWIKNNDVFTPELGSSGVSGLLRNQTIRQLSEIKLIKEPLDSLVDIDAMIICNSVMGYVPVKNFNGHTLSLSVASRFIGKLVCNS
- a CDS encoding DUF418 domain-containing protein, whose protein sequence is MLLTAKDRVHSTKQRIGALDTMRGFALCGIIFANLVSFTGFYSLNFNEIQALPWWDRGVLFVIDFLIEGKFYSVFATLLGAGFALQYAKLKRQNKNFTAFWLKRMLVLFVMGISHMYLIWHGDILTLYSLLGVCLLYFKDIDDTRLCRWIIVLLCAPLLMHLLLSLTSQLNGWNALTETVYNLRKSLGYQEVSLLSLRTAQEAKDVFWGNIFSAIPRPMAYLKTGRPFQVLGQFLLGVYLARLYLRGQVHVPSKDNIIKLFVVGAGFSFIYAYIKAITGSPFSTDLLGLFQGLVYQVGCIMMALAYMALLYRLSHNGVNFSGLSQLGRMALTMYLMQTTVCVFLFYGYGFAWMGKVPFYSIIVFGTCIISIQLLFARFWLKKYQLGPLEYVWRRFT
- a CDS encoding Maf family protein, which codes for MKKIVLGSTSPFRKEILNKLKIEFICDKPNIDETALPDESAIQLVERLAIEKAQAVAKLHDNALIIGSDQVALCNEKILGKPHTKENAIKQLMSFSGKRVTFYTGLCVLDSDSGQIHAVVEPFHVYFKTLNKADVERYVDAEMPLNCAGSFKSEGLGICLFEKLVGDDPNSLVGLPLIKLIHLFEKHGFHVLQAI
- a CDS encoding TonB-dependent receptor; translation: MHSINRYVSRFTALSTALSIAFVTQAQVSDTTAKNEDIEEQQIERLVIMGSPVGTLGLNNESSTASRLGLNAMETPATIEIVDAELMRARGYTKLSDSLANLPGVVTGEHPTSPSTFSMRGFSRGQITVLRDGLWIGPSTMVMRPQNTFNLERVEILRGPASVLNGIGSVAGTVNAITKTAYAGMNNGTNLQLGYGSHNSYHLGLGSQGELDENLWYTFDVSRYASDGYVDNTNSESNNFTTSLLWQASDKLSLKFSADYLEDDVGSYYGTPLIPANDAKDPLGIIETGRGEVLDGAMRYNNYNVADAYAKSDQLFLRLDADYHIHEDMRLQYTLFKFDASRAWQNAEGYVYCTEVAGTCNNYGEVQRYYGYFILDHEQDVLGNRITLNVNSTFGEIESRLVTGFETTSLDFVRSRGFRRQVEQTPADALDPYSPQPGVYGQRELRGVSPTDMTTRAFFFGNALQLTDKLSLVTGARYETLKLTRENFNAEGENENSGFKRDYNWISWRIGSVYKLTDDTVLYGQYSNAKDPINSNIFLVNNNQNFDLTDATQFEVGLKASWMQGKAETTLAYFNIERDDIFERFALDSVTNVGGRSSKGIEASTSLLLSDNWRLGANAAYTEATFERSANVELFAGNTPPNVPELTANIYSSYDNIANLPIEVGASIHFVDDRYGDNPNTVTLKAYTLTNIFASYKGDNYRVTARIDNLFDKAYAPWSDVFYLHQDSPGFIYANELLIGAPRNVRVMFDYQF
- the plsX gene encoding phosphate acyltransferase PlsX, giving the protein MSDLTIAIDVMGGDQGPLVTLPAAMLAIEKSADLKLILCGDNTLISNFLQQHQLEDHPRLSIKHTTDVVTMDEKPSSALRTKKDSSMRKAIDFVHSGQAHACVSAGNTGALFSIAHFVLKTLPTVERPALISALPTHHDDKHVFMLDLGANVFCDSSVLYQFGVMGTVMAEQVEAINKPRVALLNMGVEEIKGSDHIKMAATLLSENPDINYIGFIEGNDIFNNKADVIVCDGFVGNVALKTCEGVARLVYQKLKSVLSQHIFARLLGRFFAPTLKKIFKALNPDQYNGASLIGLRGIVIKSHGNAGVTAFTNAIFEAMKEVERQVPEKITKKLEHGITNTHLS
- the fabG gene encoding 3-oxoacyl-ACP reductase FabG, whose product is MFSLEGQVALVTGASRGIGKAIAEQLKALGATVVGTATSEHGAEKISEYLGAGQGLVLNVTDDESISSMFETIKQEFGVIDILVNNAGITRDNLFMRMKDDEWNDIIDTNLSSVFKISKAVMRPMMKKRFGRIINIGSVVGTMGNAGQVNYATAKAGLIGFTKSLAREVASRGITVNTVSPGFIDTDMTQTLTDEQKEGIFSQVPANRLGKPEEIAKSVAFLASDAAGYITGETLHVNGGMYMV
- the acpP gene encoding acyl carrier protein — translated: MSTIEERVKKITIEQLGVSEDEVKVEASFVDDLGADSLDTVELVMALEEEFDTEIPDEEAEKITTVQAAIDYITSNQ
- the mltG gene encoding endolytic transglycosylase MltG, with the translated sequence MQFVKYLIKSKFINTIFLLILLCVVSIAGLLGMTQYKMERLNPLNQDTMIEIERGMSFNRFAYQLSTLGIVNQTLWLKVYGKLNPSFTQIKAGNYLIRNDQRLKDILLMVSQGQEHQFNITFVEGSTLAQWLVQIAKHPNITKTLDYQETNSLYQQVASALNLDTTHPEGLFFPETYAFTHKTKDIDLLKRAYQQMQIHLNNAWQQKQGNLPYADSYEALIMASIIEKESGQHSEHQIIASVFVNRLQKNMRLQTDPTVIYGLADRYKGNITRKHLREKTQYNTYRINGLPPTPIAMPGKSAIVAALQPAQTDYYYFVSDGKGKHIFSTNLKDHNRAVAKYQLGQ
- the fabD gene encoding ACP S-malonyltransferase: MQQNLAFIFPGQGSQAVGMLKDFTDNEIVQQTFNEASEALDYNVWQLVNEGPAEKLNQTNHTQPALLTASVALWRLWQSQSNIKPAVLAGHSLGEYSALVCAGVLSLSDAVKLVEKRGEFMQASVPEGIGAMYAIIGLADDKVIEACAQAADGQVVSAVNFNSPGQVVIAGHKEAVERAGILCKEAGAKRALPLPVSVPSHCALMKDAAEQLAEQFKQVTFNTPEISVINNVDVTVESDVEAIKMALIKQLYSPVRWTETVEKLAQDGVDTALEIGPGKVLQGLVKRINKSISCTSMNDNASLEQANNLLQ